The DNA sequence CCGGGGGCATCGGGGGCAAGGCGGGGGAGTCCGGCGAATCCTCCCGTCGAAGCAGTCCCCCGAACAGCCCGGCTTAGACCTGCCGTGGCCGCCGAACACCCGGTACGGCTACCGGTGCCGCCGCGCCGGGCCCGCGGCGCGCGAGGTGCTTGCCAACCCCTGCGCAGTCGACCGACCATTGGACCTATGAGCGAGTCCAGGAACGAGGAGCGCGGCATCCTCAGCCGGATCGACGATCTGGTCACTGAGGAGCGCGACCTGCGCGAGCAGAACGAGCACCGGCTGACCCCGGAGGAGCGCCAGCGGATGCGCGAGCTTGAGCGGGAGCTGGACCAGTGCTGGGACCTGCTGCGCCAGCGCCGCGCCCGCGAGGAGTTCGGCGACGACCCCGACACGGCCCACGTGCGCCCAGCGGGCGAAGTAGAGGGCTACCGCCAGTAGCCGCCTCCGCCACCCGCGGACGTCGGCCGGATCCGGACACGAGCGCCCCGCGGGAACTCATAAGCCGGCAGACGCGTCTCACCTCCCGACCGAGCACCCTGCCGCGCGCGTGGCGCGGTGCGGCGGCGGTGCGCAGAGCAGGTGAGATGGATCGGGCCGCCCCTCGATGCTGGAGATACTGACCGGGACCGGACTCGCCTCGGCCGCCGGCCTCAACGCCTACATCCCGTTGCTGACCGTCGGACTGGTCGCGCGCTTCACCGACCTGCTGCCGCTCGGCCCCGGCTGGCAGTGGCTGGAGCACCCCGCGGTGCTCGCGATCCTCGGCGTGCTGCTGGCCTTGGAGGTCGCCGCCGACAAGATTCCGGCGGTCGACAGCGTCAACGACGTCGTGCAGACCTTCGTGCGCCCCACCTCGGGCGGACTGACCTTCGGCGCGGGCGCCTCCTCCTTCACCGCCGCCGACCTGACGGCCCTCGGCGGCGGCGAGGGCGCCGACGGCGCGTCCTGGTGGCGGATCGCGGCCGGGGTGCTGATCGCGCTGGCCTTCCACCTGCTCAAGGCCGGGGCGCGGCCGGTCCTCAACGCCGTCACCTTCGGCGCCGGCGGACCGGTGGTCAGCGTCTTCGAGGACGCGGCCGCCGTGCTCACCTCGCTGGCGGCCGTGATCGTGCCGATCCTGGTCCTGATCGCCGTGCCGCTGCTGGCGGCCGTGGGCGTGTGGGCGTGGCGCCGCCGCAGGCGCCGCCGCCGCGCTCCCGAGGAGGCCGCGGTGCCGCGCGTGCCCTGAGACCGCCCTCCGCCGCCCGCCGCTTGCGCGCGGCGATGGCAAGCGGGCGGGGCAGCGCACCGGATGCGGGGCGCCGACCGGGTCCGCCGAAGCCGTCCCTTAGAGTGCTCTGCGTGGTAGACAACGGGTTCGCCCACCTCAGCGGCGTCACGCACATCGTCTGGGACTGGAACGGCACGCTACTCGACGACAACCACGCCAACATGGCCGCGCTGAACCGGGTCTGCGCCGAGTTCGGGCGCGAGCCCGTCGACATCGACTACTGGCGCGGGTTCTTCCGGCGCCCCCTGCTGGGCTGCTACGAGGACCTGCTGGGCCGCTCCCTGGCCGAGGACGAGTGGGCCCGGCTGAACCGGGTCTACGACGACCGCTACCGCACGGAACTGCCCTCCTGCACGCTGGCCGACGGCGTTCCCGGCATCCTCGCCGACTGGTTGGCCCGCGGCGGCTCGCAGTCGCTGCTGTCGATGGCCTCGCACGAGAGCCTCGTCGGCCTGGTCGCCGAGCACTCCCTCGACGACCACTTCGCCCGCGTGGACGGGCGGCGCTTCGACACCCCCGACGGCTCCAAGTCCCGCCACCTGGCCGCCCACCTCGCCGAACTGGACGTCGACCCCGCCGCCGTGGTGCTCATCGGCGACATCGACGACGACGGCCGCGCCGCCTCCGAGGCCGGTGCGCACGCGCTGCTGGTGGCCAGCGGCATGATGAGCCGCGAGCGGCTCAAGGCCACCGGCCACCCGGTGCTCGACACCCCCAGGCAGGCCGTGGCGGCCCTCTGCGCCTGAACGGGCGCCCGCCCGCCGCGAAGAGAGCGCATCGATCGTGCACCGGTGGCCATCGGTGCCGGCCACGGCAACAGGGACGAGACGGGCGTGTGCCCGGCGGCTTGCGGGGATCGGGCGGCCAAGCCCCACCCGGAAGCGGTGAGGGGCGGCACCCGCGGGTGCCGCCCCTCACCGGCCGATCTCGGCGCCGCGGCGCCGTCCGGCGGTCGTCAGGCCAGCTGGACCTTGCGCGCGTCCTCGAAGCGGCGCTGCACGTCCGCCCAGTTCACGACGTTCCAGAACGCCTTGACGTAGTCGGCCTTGACGTTCTTGTACTGCAGGTAGA is a window from the Streptomonospora litoralis genome containing:
- a CDS encoding DUF4126 domain-containing protein, producing the protein MLEILTGTGLASAAGLNAYIPLLTVGLVARFTDLLPLGPGWQWLEHPAVLAILGVLLALEVAADKIPAVDSVNDVVQTFVRPTSGGLTFGAGASSFTAADLTALGGGEGADGASWWRIAAGVLIALAFHLLKAGARPVLNAVTFGAGGPVVSVFEDAAAVLTSLAAVIVPILVLIAVPLLAAVGVWAWRRRRRRRRAPEEAAVPRVP
- a CDS encoding DUF2630 family protein — protein: MSESRNEERGILSRIDDLVTEERDLREQNEHRLTPEERQRMRELERELDQCWDLLRQRRAREEFGDDPDTAHVRPAGEVEGYRQ
- a CDS encoding HAD family hydrolase, producing the protein MVDNGFAHLSGVTHIVWDWNGTLLDDNHANMAALNRVCAEFGREPVDIDYWRGFFRRPLLGCYEDLLGRSLAEDEWARLNRVYDDRYRTELPSCTLADGVPGILADWLARGGSQSLLSMASHESLVGLVAEHSLDDHFARVDGRRFDTPDGSKSRHLAAHLAELDVDPAAVVLIGDIDDDGRAASEAGAHALLVASGMMSRERLKATGHPVLDTPRQAVAALCA